The Rhodanobacter sp. LX-99 genome segment CCTGTCGCTGGTCCAGCTGTCCGAAGGCGTGCTGCTGGGCTCGATCAACATCGTGGCGATCATGCTCGCCGGGCGTTTCCTGTTCGGCGAGAAGCTGACCCGGCTGCGCGTCGTCGGCATCCTGCTGGTCACGCTCGGCGTGGCTATCGTGGGAGTCGGCGGATGAAGCGCTTCTACCTGTTCGGCTTCCTGCTGCTGATGGGCTTCGACACCCTCGCGCAGATCAGCTTCAAGTACGCCGGCAGCCAGGCGCTGCCGGTGGAAGCCAGCCTGGCGTGGCTGCTGCGCGTGTTCGGCCAGCCGTGGGTGTACGGCGCGGTGGTCGGCTACGTCGGCGCGTTCTTCACCTGGATGGCGCTGCTGAAACACGCGCCGATCGGCCCCGCCTTCGCCGCCTCGCACCTGGAGGTGGTGTCGGTGATGCTGCTGTCGATCTGGCTGTTCGGCGAGCGCCTCGACCTTGCCCGCGTCCTGGGTGCCGTCGCGATCATCGCCGGCATCGTCTGCCTGGGGCTCGCCGAGAGCCGCGAGCACGCGCCGGAAGTCGCCACAGCCTGAGCACCGGCTAAGCTGCGCCCATGCTGCCCCGCCGCCTCCACGAACTGCCGCCCACCGCCGGCCTGCCGCTGCGGCTGGGCGATCTGCGCCCGGGCGCACCGACGCTGGCCGACGGCGTCGCCGCGCTGCTGGGCACGCCGCCGCTGCAACTGGAATGTTCCGGCACCGCTGCGCTGCTGATCGCACTGACCACGCTGCGCGAGCTGCAGCCGCAGCGCCGCCGCGTGGTGGTGCCGGCGTTCACCTGTCCGCTGGTGGCGATCGCTGTGCAGCAGGCTGGGCTCGAATTGCAGCTGTGCGATCTGAAGCCAGGCCACTACGACATGGACCCCGCCGCGCTGCGCGCCGCCTGCGACGAGCGCACGCTGGCGATCATGCCCACCCACCTGGCCGGCCGCGTCGCCGACGTCGACGATACGCTCGCCGTCGCGCGCCAGGTCGGCGCGTACGTGATCGAGGACGCCGCGCAGGCGCTGGGCGCACGCCGCAACGGCGCCAGTGTGGGGCTGGCCGGCGACGTGGGATTT includes the following:
- a CDS encoding EamA family transporter; the encoded protein is MKRFYLFGFLLLMGFDTLAQISFKYAGSQALPVEASLAWLLRVFGQPWVYGAVVGYVGAFFTWMALLKHAPIGPAFAASHLEVVSVMLLSIWLFGERLDLARVLGAVAIIAGIVCLGLAESREHAPEVATA